The Glandiceps talaboti chromosome 1, keGlaTala1.1, whole genome shotgun sequence genome has a segment encoding these proteins:
- the LOC144434797 gene encoding NXPE family member 3-like, with the protein MTPELALPSCGPDLPVTLSSGYWKDNLTFVPLMCRSQQWQTKDMEKCLLGKEIHMYGDSTLVQIEKQMKALNVIPPHLLHNKFILIRVGSPIQYVEGLLFEGDYIDRIRNCTAVTPVVVLNFCFHFGSWSTRAYLDRLFGAKYAILRLFNRCPNSTVIIKLAHPRENEDLVQRVHSSNYRFHDMDRMIRRVFGGIGVRFMDIWDLVSSHITTNEIHMPPMVITQELHLMLSYICPDMVKKSSS; encoded by the coding sequence ATGACACCAGAGCTAGCGCTTCCGTCATGTGGTCCTGATCTACCAGTTACACTGTCCAGTGGTTATTGGAAGGATAACCTGACGTTCGTACCTTTAATGTGTCGCAGTCAACAATGGCAGACCAAAGACATGGAAAAGTGCCTTTTGGGAAAAGAAATACACATGTACGGAGATTCAACCCTTGttcaaattgaaaaacaaatgaaagcTCTTAATGTCATACCACCTCACTTATTACACAATAAATTCATTCTTATCAGGGTTGGTTCTCCTATTCAGTATGTTGAGGGTTTGTTATTTGAAGGTGATTACATAGATAGAATAAGAAATTGCACTGCTGTTACCCCCGtggttgttttaaatttttgtttccattttggTTCCTGGTCAACAAGAGCTTATTTAGATAGACTCTTTGGAGCAAAATATGCCATTCTCAGATTATTCAACCGGTGCCCTAACTCAACTGTTATCATTAAATTAGCACATCCCCGAGAGAATGAAGACTTAGTACAGAGAGTGCATAGCTCTAACTACAGATTTCATGACATGGATAGAATGATACGTCGGGTCTTTGGTGGCATTGGCGTCAGATTCATGGATATCTGGGATCTTGTATCATCCCATATCACCACTAACGAGATCCACATGCCTCCGATGGTAATTACGCAAGAACTACATCTCATGTTATCGTACATTTGTCCAGACATGGTGAAAAAATCATCATCTTAA